The DNA window GATACTTCAGGTAGGACCTTGGCAACATCTTAGCTTCCTGAGCCTCTTTTCTCCTGGAGAGATGAAAGTGCTATACTTATTAGATCCATGGTAGCACACGATTTTAGTCCTGGcaatcagaggcaggaagacctctttgaattcaaggccagtctagtttaCACAGTGAGCTCTTGGAcacaataagaccctgtctcaaaaaaaaaaaaaaaaaaaaaagtaagctatACTTGAagaattaaatgttatttttatgttatacatatatttttagtgTGGTAGACAGTAGAATGATAGGCTAAGAGTTCACAGAGAAAAATCagtgttttcttctgttatttttttttacataacaaACAGTTGAAAATCAAAGCCTTACAAAACATTAGCCTGCAAATttataaaacacagaataaatgtACTATAAATTGATCTAATTTTGGCTACTCTGTATTTTAATTACCCAcagcctttttttccttttctgccaaGTCTAATGACCAAGAATAGAACAGACAGAAAACCCAAAGAGCAGAACCCAGAACTGTGAGCATACTGGCAGAAGCACCACGGAGGCACTGGGGGCGAGCTCTAGATCCAGTAGCTTCCTCTtatagtcttctctggtgaactCCCTCCTGGGGAACATGGTTGCTAGTGAAAAATTACCATAGGTGTTGCCAACAGTCTGGAACAGAGAAGTAAATTTTAAACCTTATAAAAggtgactttaaaaaataaggtacCAACAATATGCATCATTTTAGATTCTGAAATGATTGGTAAAGTTGCCTTAATTTACAAAGTTCAATtagacataaatttaaaaatcacttagcaaaaaacatgttttaaaaagtagttgaGACATACCAAGTCCAAATGGTTTAACAAGGCTTTTGATACCTAAAATATGACCAGTCTTACTTTATTCCAACTGCTACAGGTAAATGGAGACTGTGTGGGAACACCAGTTCTCTTTTGTGGACCAGCTGGAGGGCTCCCTGGCTGAAAGTGCTTGCAGAACTTACTTTTCAAGTGGTCCTAGGACCCCCACACCCCCATGTGCTATGGTGCACACATGTTTCCCTCACCTCCCACACAGTACTGCAAAACAAGCAACAAAGTGGCAGCTGTGTCTTCACCAAGCTAGCAGCAGCTGGGGTCTTCACTAGCATTTGGAAAACTTAGGTTAATGactcaccaacacacacagatGCCTTTTAAAGACgttaaagcatttattttgtgtgggaagtgggggggggggagacatgtgtgcaccacagcacatgtgtgggggtcagaggaccacttgaaaaagtcagttctctccctggACAcctaactcaggttgtcaagcatggcagcaagcactttcaacCAACAAACCCTCCAGCTGGTCCACAGAAGAGAACTGTTGTTCCCACACAGCCTCCATTTACCTGTAGCAGTTGGAATAAAGTAAGACAGTGGTCATATTTTAGGTGTTAAAAAACCCATTTGGATAATAAGACAAGGCAGGGATGCCTTGTTCGGGTCCTCAAGACAGCAGAGCAATGAACAACTACCTCAGTAGGGTTCTGCAGCACTGAGGCATCTTCTCTTGTGACTCAACATGGTGGAGAGACTATTTTGAGTAGTTTGGTGAAAAGATTTGAATCCAATATtccaacctttttcttttttcatttttgtaatagGGCTACATTGTCCTTATGAATATAAGAATATATTGTAAAATATCCATCCATTGGGCtcatattaaattttttcatttattttacatcctgaccacagcttccctccctcttcccctttgaCCCTCACCCCTAATCCAGCCCTCTTCCACCTCTGTTCAggaaggggcaggcctcccatgggtgacAACAAAGCATGGCCTATcaccaagatattccatgaaaaaaataaatttaaacaatacctatatACAAAGCCAGCCCTAGAGAAGgtattagaaggaaaactccaaacaaaGGAAGTTAGCTGCTCCCATGAAAATGTAGCCAACTTTCTAATTTTAACCTTGAAGTTATGAGAAAAATACTGGTATGTACAAAGAGTTTAGATCCTAAAGATTGATTTAACCAGAATTCATTGAGTCAGGACTAAAAGAATAACAAGTACTGGACATTACCCTATCTTACTTCCTATGTTATCAAATTTCATATGCCACTTAGATTTTGAGTATTCCCACACTAATCTTTTGTATTGGAAACAGAAAAATGGCTAAGGTCTAATCAAGCatcagaaaataaagagaaaccaCTTCCTTTCCAGGACAGATAACTCCTCAGATCAGATGTCTAAGAGGCCACTAGCTTTTCATGCCTCTTGTTAATCAAGCATGCTAATAGAACTTTCTGAGCCAACTGTGTACTGTCATCATGTATAATACAAGTCAGAATCCCCTCTATCTCAGGCTACTTCCTGTCATTCAAGTTCTGCTTTGAAGCGTCTCCTGAAAGATTTTAATACCCACACATGTCTTTATGAACTCACCTGTGCAGCAAACTGCCTTGCTTCTTCTAACAGAGCATCGGAAGGAAACTGATTTGTAAAGGAAGAGCCATCAGGCAGCCGGAACTGAATTCTTGCAACGGTgctatgaaaaaagaaacaagtcagGCTGCAGTCAGCATCTTCACCTACAGATTCTCCAACAGTGTTATTAACCAAAGGGCTGGTGAGCTTGATGATATGACTTTGAtcttcatggtggaaggagagaactgacttcacgTGTCATGACCTCCAcgcatgtgccacagcatgctGCTCCCACCCCCATAAatagtttgttctttcttcctttcctttttttctttctttctttctttttttttttttttaaattcagctgaAAACAGAATGTACATTTtcaggcaggcaagatggctcagcaggtaaagtacttgccatgcaagcctgtcAACCTGTAATCCTATCACCCAAGAGGCTAaaacaggaggatcccaagttacaggcaagcctgggctacatacccaGTGAAGtctggtctcaaaaacaaaacaagggcctGGTGAGATGACTTAAGTTCAACTCTAAGAGCCTACCTCTGTGGAGGAAGGTGAGAACTAATTCCTGAAAGCTCTTGTTTTACATTCACATGGACAACATGGTACATATACAACCCCATCCCAAGcccaaaataaatgttaaaaattctcttttaaagatttacttatttgttaaGTATACAGTATtccatctgcatgtatgcctgcagaccagaagagggcaccagatctcattacagatgtggttgctgggaattgaactcaggacctctagaagagcagccagtgctcttaactgctgaggtctctccagcccctattttttaaaaaaacaacaacaacaacaacaaaaaaaaaacaaaacaaaaaaacaaaaacaaaaacaataaacacagcCATATAGTTATCACACTAACAGTAGGATATTTCATTATCACGTCCCAAAATAACCCTGAGCCTATTAGTAATCACTCCCATTCCTCTCCCAGGACCTAGCAACCATTAACTGATTTGCCTAGTTGGAACCTTTCATCTAAAAGAACCATATTATATGGGATCTTTCATACACCATTATGTTTTCAAAATTCATCCAATGTTCGATCAGTTCACTATTCTTTTATTGCTGAATCTCCTCTTAAACTGATGTAATTTATGATCACACTTTGACTTTCTTCAATGCCATGAGTATTTATATACAGGTTTTTGTGTGGacatatcttctttttctttttttttcttttatttgcattgctattttgtctgtatgtatgtctgtgtgagggtgtcagatcttagagttacagacagttgtgagctgccatgtgggtgctgggaattgaaccaggtacctttggaagaacagtcagtgctcttaaatgctgagccatctctccagcacccatgtggacaTATTTTCAATCCTTGTATTGGCAGGATTTATGTCAGCTTGATACCAGCTAAAGTCATCAaagagaagggagcctcaattgaggaagTGTTCCCATAAgatccatctgtaaggcattttcttaattagtgactaatATGGAAGGACCCAGTCCATTGTAGGGAATGCCATCTGCATGCAGGTGGccctggattctgtaagaaagctggctgagcaagccatagggagcaagtcAATAAGTAGCACCCATCCATGCCTTCtgtatcagctcttgcctccaagttcctgccctatttgaattcctgtcctggtGACTTCCTGTGATGATGAATTGTGACatagaagtgtaagctgaataaaccctttaactccccaagttgctttggtcatggtctttcatCACAGTAATtgtaaccctaaccaagacaatcCTCTTGGATATATGACTAAGAGTGAGTACTCGGTCACCTGGTGACTCCATGTTTAATATTCTGAGGAATTGCCAAATGTTTTTCTAAAATGGCTACACCATTTTATAACCCACTGATAATGCAGAGGGGCTCCAAATTCTCTACCTCCTTAGCAACACTTGTTACTGttgttaatgtattttattgagacagtctcactgtgtagaccctGCCTAGCACTTGCTgttctggccttgaattcagagatcagtctacctctgTTTCAGAATgatagtattaaaggcatgtgcaatcaTGCCAAACTGTTACTGTCTATTACAACTGAGTTATCCTAGGGGGTATGaaatgtaatctttttttttttttttaagacagttttgctgtgtagcttaTGTTGGTCTGGAACTTCATATATAACCCAAGCAgccctcaaacttgctgtgttcTTGATTGAGATTCCCAAGGGTTAagaattataggcatatgcctAACAGCTTGCTTTCCCAATCCTTCCCCCATATAGGAGTTATCTTTTCATTGTTGAGTTATACAAATGATTTTTATAGCTCAGGTATAAATTCCTTATTAACTATACactttgaagtattttctctaattccTTATAAATTTCAGAATTAAAAATTTTGTAAAAGTCAGGAATGGAAGATGGCTTAGGAGTTGAGAGaactcattgctcttgcagaggacctgagtttggtcccagcTGCCATGGTTGTGAGCTGACTTATCTGTAGCTTCAAGGCAACCAACCAACAGCATCTTTCTGGGGTCCATGGAAGTTCCTTTTTAGattagaacacaaaacaaaacaaagagggaTGGACTTAATTTGTATGTGTCTATGGAGAGTATATGCAAGCATGTATGTTCATGTACcttggcagaggccagaagaaggcatgggatGTCTGTTACTCTCCACCTATTCCTTTGAACGAACTTGGGGCCTATATTGTCTCAGCTAGCCTGTAAGTCAGCAAGGGTAGCCATCCTGGCTGCTCCGTTGGCGGACTCTGGGCTtgttacatgggtcctgggatctAAAATCTAGTCCTCAAGATCACACAGTGAGCACTCAAGTGATGAGCCATTTCTGTattgtgagacaggatcttagccctggcaggcctgggactcactatgtagaccagactagcttcaaattcaaagagatcagcctgcctttgccttccaagtgctgtgattaaagtcgtgcacccaGTCATACTATTTGATTATGAAAGCTAGCAATTGTTCCAATatcaaaaaacacataaaaaggagctgggcttggtggctcaGCTTGGTGCCTTTAAACCCATTAGttggaagaggagacaggtgagtctaaggccagcctggcctatataagGAGTTTCAGGTTAGCAAGGGCAATATAGGGAGATTctgttcaaaataaataataaaaatgccgggcgttggtggtgcatgtctttaatcccagcacttgcaaggcagaggcaggtggatctctgtgagttccaggccagcctggtctccagggcgagtgccaggataggatccaaagctacacagagaaaccctgtctcaaataaccaaataaaaataaatacataaataataaaaaataaataaataaaataaacattaaccaGCCCCAGATGCCAGGCTATTTCAGGGTGACTTTCATAAAATAAGAAGTACCTTCTGTCTCGAGCAGAAGACTCCCTTCTGACTTCTGCTTCTGCCTGTCTGGCCAGCAACGCAGCAGCTTTGGCGGCCTCTACTTCCTTTGTCTTTGCAAAACGAGCAGCTCTCTCTGCACGATCCTTTGAAGTAAAACACCATTAGACACATTACTTCTTTCAGAACCTATACATTTCTGAACACAAGGAataaacacaaatacatgaaTTACCATAAGTTCACATGCAGACTTTACACATTTAAGATTTGaggtttttctgtttgatttcttcatttagGCAACTGTCAAGAATCTGAGTTGTTattacaaagagagagagagagagagagagagagagggagagggagggagggagtgaactGGCTCCATAGCCAGGAAAAAAGTCTGGCACAAAGTTGATGTTTAGCGAGTGTTTGTTGAATGACCACATGAATAAacaatattcatatatatgtatacaatagctttttatggctcagtggttcagtgCACTGACTGTTCTCACACAGGACacaggttcccagcatccacatggaagctaacaaacctctgaaactccagtcccaggggacccaagaccctcttctggcctctgtgagcactgcaaGTATgtggtatacatgcatacacatatgcaaaacatgcatacacatatgcaaaacatgcatacacataaaataaatagtgaaaaaagaaagcaactgctgCAAAACCATCCCAAACTTTGGGCTGTGTCTAAATCCTTTGAAgcgtattctctctctctctctctctctctctctctctctctctctctctctctctctgataatGCTTTATTAAGACCTGTATAAAGTAAcaaattctttgtttgtttgggatttttttttccttcacacagggtttcactgtttgGTCCTGACTAGCCCAtgactccctttgtagaccaggctggccttgaattcacagagttccATCTACACGCCTACtgagtgtcaggattaaaggcatgaatcaccacacccagctagacAATCTTTTAAAGCTGTGCTTTCTTAGAAAATTCATAATAACAGATGGGGTGGAGTGGTACATACCTTAAAACCCAGCACTtcacagatctctatgagtctgaggccaagcctggtctatacaTATCATGTTccagtgagactgtcttaaaaaaataagtaaaatggagaaaacaacttTAAAGTGGTTTTGGGTAGccagaaagacagctcagtgcttaagagcacttgctgctcttccagagaacctgagttcagctcctaaCACCGATAAAAGGacgctcacaaccatatgtaactcaaATTCCTGGGGATTTGACATGTCTGGTTCCTGAGAATACCTACACTCTCCTGCATATGTctacatgcagatacacacacctacatgtaattaaatacacaaaacacatcaaaaacaagcaaacaacaaaaccgCCAAAAcaaccgggtggtggtggcgcacacctttaatcccagcactacggaggcagaggcaggcggatctctgtgagttcaagaccagcctggtctaccagagctagttccaggacagcctccaaagccacagagaaaccctgtctcgaaaaaccaaaaaagaaaaaaaatttaaagacattttttttttttttggaggagtAGCCAGGTGGggggaaagaatattaaaaattaaaataattatctgTTAATATTTTCTCAACTATTTCAATTCAATacataattcctttaaaaaaggAAGCCCAGATTTATATTCTTTTAGTTACTAAAATGTGCTATTGTGTGCACTGTTTGGTAATGACTGAAAAGTCATCCCACACGAAGAAACCATATCACAAATGTCAGAGAatcaagcatttaaaaaaatttagaagcCAGTGGCTCacttctataatcccagcacttagcaggTTCAGTTAAGAGAAGTTCAGGGAATCTATTGGCTACACAGAAAAGAGCTGTCTCAACATGAATGAATGGAGAACACCACAAAGCTCACCAATGCTATCTGCTGCTTGATGCGCTCTCGAGCCGCTCTGTCTTCtgccttttctctgcttctttcttctaacattctttttgttaattcctcttcttgtttccttttataaTCCAACATTTCCTTTCCAGTTTTTCTCCTTTCAATTTCCTTCTTAATCTCTCTCTGAATCAAAGAAAAGTTTTATGAACCAAAACCATAATTCAATTGTCTGTCCCAGAGAATATTTTGATGTAAGGAAAGCTGATTATAAAAAGCACAGAagatagagatggctcagtaaatgaAAGTGCCTTCGACCAAAGTTTACACTATGAACTCacataatggaaagagaaaatggactGTTGCAAGTTGTCCACTGggctgcatatacacacaaaattaaaagtaatgtttttcaaaggagatgaagaagactgatggtggtgcacaccttttatcccagcacttggaggcagaggcaggtggatctttttgagttctagactagcctggactacagagtgaattccaggataggcagggctacacagagaaacgctgtcttgaaaaaccaaaagatgaataagcaaattaaattaaataaaaatggagctgaagagatgactcagttattgagcacactggctgttcttcctgaggacttAAGATatgatttccagcatccacatgacagctcacaactgtctgtaacttcagttccagaggacctgatgtcCTCCtgctggcctccataggcaccaggcatgcaagtggtaacagatatacatgcatgcaggcaaactagatacacataaaatattaagaaaaaatttaTTGACAGCATGATTAATGATCAAATGCCTATCAACTTATAAACTTTTTCAATGGCTCTGTTAGAGCAGTGTCCTCAGTGTAATCTGTATCCAAGCAGAATTACAAGTCTTTAGTTTCCACAGCAAATGTGTTACCCTCCAAGGACAACATGGCAAGCAATTATATGGcctgaaaaaaaatgataatcaaaaagaaagaagaaaaggattaTCTAAATGAGACCTCAAAGAGATGGGGCACAATTATTGTGAGAAAGATGACTATCTAGAATGCAACATTAGAAAATTCAGGAGGATGCCTACAAATTTGATTTTCCTCAAATCTAGCAATTTTATATCAGCTTCCTTTAGATACTTAGTATGAAAAAGACTATTCAATTATGCCTggtaatttataaaaaagaaaataaacaggtgAGCATGGTAAGTCATTGCAACCCTAAGATTTTGGGGCCAGCATGGATTGCATACCAATCaggacaaacagacaaacaataacCAATACCCTAAAATGTATACAGTATAACTGAATGCAGAGAACATATACTTTCCTTCACCACAATACAACACTGAGCTCTAAGGGTATCACCCAAGGTCTGCTAAACTGGACAACAAATCAAAAATCCCCTCAAGCAACAAAGTGAGCTCTACctgttcttcttccttccttttctcttctctcctttcttcaagTTTCTTTGTTaatctgtttaaaaaacaaaaaacaccaagatAGATTCTATCATTCAAAACACAACTAAGAATTTCATTGGAGcgggcagcaggcatggtggtgcacacctttaacatCAGCATTTAGGAAACAGAGGGTAGCTAGGGGCTACATaccagactgtctcaaaaaagttttAATAGCTAAAACAAAGGGGAATACAGAAACTAAAACATAACCTCCTGCTCATCTCCTGTCCCTACAGAAATCCATGAACTCACAGGAGTCTATCAGAAGCCCCTTTCCAACCCTGTTTTATCCTATATTTACTATTAGAGTTCTCACTTTTTGATGATTTATCTGATTGATAgtgcttaaaaatataaatttgagaTGGAAAGCTGCTTAACAGTTAAAAGTTCGTACTGTTCTTGCATTGGACCAAAGTTTGATTCCCATAgctcacttcttttttttaaattttttttttcaaaatatatggaCAGCCGGCATtaggggtgcacgcctttaatccagcactcaggaggcagaggtaggtggatctctgtgagttcgaggccagcctggtctccagagagagtgccaggataggctccaaagctacacagagaaaccctgtcttgaaaaaccaaaaccaaaacaaataaacaaaaaaccctaaactaGAAACTACAATGAACCAGAGATGTGTATTAGGTCCACCAAtaaaaaatgatatttaataGTTATACAGAACCCCAGCTTAGTGCATATGTATAACATgagctaagtttttttttttttttttaaagatttatttatttattatgtatacaacattctgcctccatatatgcttgcatgccagaagagggcaccagatctcattacagatggttgtgagcgatcatgtggttgctgggaattgaactcaggacctctggaagaacagtcagtgctcttaacctctgagccatctctccagcccgagctAAGTTTTTGTTCATCTGGAGCTTATTATTCTTCCGGCATAAAGAGATAAAAGCAAAAGCGACAgatggacacacatgcatgtaccaaAAAGGACTCTTAGAACCAAATGCTCAGATCAATAGCTGACTGACAActtcaaagatacagaaaagctGTACCCTAGTTTGTATTTGGGTTTCATTCACGTTAACAAAATAACCGGAAactgtaattttttaaacaaaatgctatctacaaaattaaaaacaaacctttctaCTCTTACAGTGAGGTCCTCTGCTGGTCTCTGGTTTGAACATCCATGAGGTTCCTGGGAGGGGTTGTCATGACTTGAGCATTCTCCTccttaattattaaaaaatacaaaaacaaaaactgtatgtAATGCAACGGAAAAAGGTATAAATCATCTATTAACTTTGTCTCTTGAATACTGGGATGACAGAAATGCACTATTGTGCCCGATGGAAAGACTTGATATTTATTATCTGTCAGGGATGCTACAGTGAGACTAATGCATATCCTTAAATGTGAAGTGAAGGAATACTCTTCCTGTACCTGTTGCAGTATCTGACTTTGtgtcagcagcagcaggtgtCTCACAAAGCTCTGGATTCCTGGACTCAGTATTTTCACATATGTCATTAGGTTCAAATGAGGCAGATGGAGTAGATACTGAACTTTCTGACTGGTTGTCATTTGTCACTGTTTCACCTTTTGATGAGTGCATCTTAGGAGAAAAGAAATTGTAACTCAATAGCCATTTAATGGTAGatgaaataacacacacacacacacacacacacacacacacacacacacacacaccagagtagAAACACTAAACTCTCAGTAAGACAAATTGAAAGTACAGAGTCctagacaaagaaaaacaaacaaacaaaaaaccaaaaacattt is part of the Cricetulus griseus strain 17A/GY chromosome 5, alternate assembly CriGri-PICRH-1.0, whole genome shotgun sequence genome and encodes:
- the Ubxn4 gene encoding UBX domain-containing protein 4, which translates into the protein MLWFQGAIPAAIASAKRSGAVFVVFVAGDDEQSTQMAASWEDEKVTEASSNNFVAIKIDTKSEACLQFSQIYPVVCIPSSFFIGDNGIPLEVIAGSVSADELVTRIHKVQQMHSSKGETVTNDNQSESSVSTPSASFEPNDICENTESRNPELCETPAAADTKSDTATGGECSSHDNPSQEPHGCSNQRPAEDLTVRVERLTKKLEERREEKRKEEEQREIKKEIERRKTGKEMLDYKRKQEEELTKRMLEERSREKAEDRAARERIKQQIALDRAERAARFAKTKEVEAAKAAALLARQAEAEVRRESSARDRSTVARIQFRLPDGSSFTNQFPSDALLEEARQFAAQTVGNTYGNFSLATMFPRREFTREDYKRKLLDLELAPSASVVLLPAGRPTTSIVHPSSGDIWTLLGTVLYPFLAIWRLISNFLFSNPPPAQTSVRATSSEPSNPASSNKSEKREPVRKRVLEKRGEDFKKEGKIYRLRTQDDGEDENNTWNGNSTQQM